One window of the Nocardia huaxiensis genome contains the following:
- a CDS encoding DHA2 family efflux MFS transporter permease subunit, whose amino-acid sequence MSTQRNPWLALYALVVGFFMILLDMTIVAVANPAIMAALNADINKVIWVTSAYLLTYAVPLLVTGRLGDRFGPKNIYLLGLAVFTAASLWCAMAGSIEMLIAARAVQGLGAALMTPQTMAVITRTFPPDKRGAAMGLWGGVAGLATLVGPILGGFLVDSHGWEWIFYINVPVGIIAFALAVWLVPALETHEHKFDLVGVALSALGMFLLVFGIQEGNTRDWDGLIWAMIIAGVVVMGLFVVNQARNTEEPLVPLSLFKDRNFALSSLAIAAMGAAVTATFVPFYFYLQQVRDMSPTRSALVLAPMAILTGVFAPIIGKLSDRLPPRILPTIGFAAFAATIFGFAVLMTPDASIPAFLVIGGIAGIANACIWAPLATIATHNLPIQQAGAGAGVYNTTRQVGSVLGSAAVAALLSARIAAQHLPTTGPIGEGASGGGLSHLPDEIRIPILEKMSTALSESMYLPAAILLIGVVASALFVGRPHAGKPDAPDLAKAETAA is encoded by the coding sequence ATGTCCACCCAACGCAATCCGTGGCTCGCGCTATACGCGCTGGTCGTCGGGTTCTTCATGATCCTGCTGGATATGACCATTGTCGCGGTGGCCAATCCGGCGATCATGGCGGCCCTGAACGCCGATATCAACAAGGTCATCTGGGTCACCAGCGCCTACCTGCTCACCTACGCGGTGCCGCTGCTGGTCACCGGCCGGCTCGGAGATCGCTTCGGGCCCAAGAACATCTACCTGCTCGGCCTCGCCGTGTTCACCGCCGCCTCACTGTGGTGCGCCATGGCGGGCAGCATCGAAATGCTCATCGCGGCCCGCGCCGTGCAGGGCCTGGGCGCGGCGCTCATGACGCCGCAGACCATGGCCGTCATCACCCGCACCTTCCCGCCGGACAAGCGCGGCGCGGCCATGGGCCTGTGGGGCGGCGTCGCGGGTCTGGCCACCCTCGTCGGCCCGATTCTCGGTGGCTTCCTGGTGGATTCGCACGGCTGGGAGTGGATCTTCTACATCAATGTCCCGGTCGGCATCATCGCCTTCGCGCTCGCGGTGTGGCTGGTGCCCGCGCTCGAAACCCACGAGCACAAGTTCGATCTCGTCGGCGTGGCGCTGTCGGCGCTCGGAATGTTCCTGCTGGTCTTCGGAATTCAGGAAGGCAATACCCGCGATTGGGACGGGCTCATCTGGGCCATGATCATCGCCGGTGTCGTGGTGATGGGCCTGTTCGTGGTCAATCAAGCCCGCAATACCGAAGAGCCGCTGGTGCCGCTGAGCCTGTTCAAGGACCGCAATTTCGCGCTGTCCAGCCTGGCCATCGCGGCCATGGGCGCGGCGGTGACGGCCACCTTCGTACCGTTCTACTTCTACCTGCAGCAGGTGCGGGACATGTCGCCGACGCGCTCGGCGCTGGTGCTCGCGCCCATGGCGATTCTGACCGGCGTGTTCGCGCCCATCATCGGCAAGCTGTCGGACCGGCTGCCGCCGCGCATCCTGCCGACCATCGGGTTCGCGGCCTTCGCGGCGACCATCTTCGGGTTCGCGGTGCTCATGACACCCGACGCCTCGATTCCGGCGTTCCTGGTGATCGGCGGCATCGCCGGTATCGCCAACGCCTGCATCTGGGCGCCGCTGGCCACCATCGCGACCCACAACCTGCCGATTCAGCAGGCGGGTGCGGGTGCGGGCGTCTACAACACCACGCGGCAGGTCGGGTCGGTGCTGGGTTCGGCCGCCGTGGCCGCGCTGCTGTCGGCGCGGATCGCGGCGCAGCACCTGCCCACCACCGGGCCGATCGGTGAGGGGGCGAGCGGCGGCGGGCTGAGCCATCTGCCGGACGAGATCCGGATTCCGATCCTGGAGAAGATGAGCACTGCGCTCAGCGAGTCCATGTATCTGCCCGCGGCCATTCTGCTGATCGGTGTCGTGGCGTCGGCGCTGTTCGTGGGCCGCCCGCACGCCGGCAAGCCGGATGCGCCGGATCTGGCCAAGGCGGAGACTGCGGCCTGA
- a CDS encoding PadR family transcriptional regulator, which produces MPRKQSGPQLTPLAIAVLALLEENPMHPYEMYQLLMNRHEDELIKVRPGSLYHTVARLAEQELVLAEGTDRAGNRPERTIYRIRTAGREALRSRVTEILREPVREYPIFNVALAEAHNLPVDEVITLLRERVTWVDARITEYEALRDWAASREVPRRFWVVIEYVTALSRTEAEWLRGFVAELESGELSWEDFDPVTSERTSAPSQPTLGHDWGAGLTEEDIAAVRRGGAG; this is translated from the coding sequence GTGCCCAGGAAGCAGTCGGGACCGCAGCTGACGCCCTTGGCGATCGCCGTGCTCGCGCTGCTCGAAGAGAACCCGATGCATCCGTACGAGATGTATCAGCTGCTCATGAACCGGCACGAGGACGAGCTGATCAAGGTCAGGCCCGGATCGCTCTATCACACGGTGGCGCGACTGGCCGAGCAGGAACTGGTGCTGGCGGAGGGCACCGATCGGGCCGGTAACCGGCCGGAACGCACCATCTACCGCATCCGGACGGCGGGCCGCGAGGCGCTGCGCTCCCGGGTCACCGAGATCCTGCGGGAACCCGTCCGGGAGTACCCGATCTTCAATGTCGCCTTGGCCGAGGCGCACAATCTGCCTGTGGACGAGGTGATCACGCTCCTGCGTGAACGCGTCACCTGGGTCGATGCCCGCATCACCGAATACGAGGCGCTACGGGACTGGGCCGCGAGCCGGGAGGTGCCGCGTCGCTTCTGGGTGGTCATCGAATACGTCACCGCGCTGTCCCGCACCGAGGCGGAATGGTTGCGCGGCTTCGTCGCCGAACTGGAGAGCGGCGAATTGTCCTGGGAGGACTTCGATCCCGTGACCAGCGAACGCACATCCGCTCCCAGCCAGCCCACCCTGGGGCACGACTGGGGCGCGGGACTGACCGAGGAGGACATCGCCGCGGTCCGGAGAGGCGGTGCGGGATAG